The Haloplanus sp. CK5-1 genome contains a region encoding:
- a CDS encoding PIN domain-containing protein: protein MDTSALMMPVECDVRVFDELDRLLESVAFVTPATVIEELDSLATGAGEEATAASVGRDLAERCRVVETDASYADDALVELADRGDCDYVVTNDGPLKDRVLGRDVRVIGLRGRNKLTITQP, encoded by the coding sequence ATGGACACCAGCGCGCTCATGATGCCCGTCGAATGTGACGTCCGCGTGTTCGACGAACTCGATCGGCTCCTCGAGTCGGTCGCGTTCGTCACGCCAGCGACGGTGATCGAGGAACTCGACTCGCTCGCGACGGGTGCGGGCGAGGAGGCAACCGCCGCCAGCGTGGGACGGGACCTGGCCGAGCGGTGCCGCGTGGTGGAGACCGACGCATCGTACGCAGACGACGCCCTCGTCGAACTCGCCGACCGTGGCGACTGCGACTACGTCGTGACGAACGACGGCCCCCTCAAGGACCGCGTGCTCGGACGTGACGTTCGGGTAATCGGTTTAAGGGGTCGGAACAAACTGACCATAACACAACCTTAG
- a CDS encoding translation initiation factor IF-2 subunit gamma, which produces MATETHQQPEVNIGLVGHVDHGKTTLVQALSGSWTDQHSEEMKRGISIRLGYADATFRTCPGLDAPDRFTVEETCADGSESEPLRTVSFVDAPGHETLMATMLSGASLMDGAVLVVSATDPVPQAQTEEHLMALDIIGIDNIVIAQNKIDLVDREGAVRNREEIEAFVEGTVAEDAPIVPISAQQEVNMDLLIGAIEEEIPTPERDPEEAARMFAARSFDINRPGTTWGDLQGGVVGGSLVDGTLEVGTEIELRPGREVEEGGQSEWRPITTEVRSLQAGNQSVDVARPGGLLGVGTGLDPALTKGDALAGQVAGEPGTLPPTHEAFEMDVDLLDRVVGEESEEIEEISTGEPLMLTVGTATTVGAVTSARSGECEVSLKRPVCAEAGAQIAINRRVGARWRLIGIGTLK; this is translated from the coding sequence ATGGCGACGGAAACACACCAGCAACCGGAGGTGAACATCGGCCTCGTCGGCCACGTCGATCACGGCAAGACGACGTTGGTCCAGGCCCTCAGCGGGTCGTGGACCGACCAGCACTCCGAGGAGATGAAACGCGGCATCTCGATCCGCCTTGGCTACGCGGACGCGACGTTCCGAACGTGCCCCGGCCTCGACGCCCCCGACCGGTTCACGGTCGAGGAGACCTGTGCGGACGGCTCGGAGAGCGAACCGTTGCGGACGGTCTCTTTCGTCGACGCGCCCGGTCACGAGACGCTGATGGCGACCATGCTCTCCGGTGCGTCGCTCATGGACGGGGCCGTCCTGGTCGTGAGCGCGACCGATCCGGTGCCACAGGCCCAGACCGAGGAACACCTGATGGCACTCGACATCATCGGCATCGACAACATCGTCATCGCCCAGAACAAGATCGACCTCGTCGACCGCGAGGGTGCGGTCCGGAACCGCGAGGAGATCGAGGCGTTCGTCGAAGGGACCGTCGCCGAGGACGCCCCCATCGTCCCGATCAGCGCCCAACAGGAGGTGAACATGGACCTCCTCATCGGCGCCATCGAGGAGGAGATCCCCACGCCGGAGCGCGATCCCGAGGAGGCCGCGCGGATGTTCGCCGCCCGGAGTTTCGACATCAACCGGCCGGGGACGACCTGGGGGGACCTCCAGGGCGGTGTCGTCGGTGGCAGCCTGGTCGACGGGACGCTCGAGGTCGGCACGGAGATCGAGCTCCGGCCGGGTCGCGAGGTCGAGGAAGGGGGACAGAGCGAGTGGCGACCGATCACGACCGAGGTGCGGTCGCTCCAGGCCGGCAACCAGTCGGTCGACGTGGCCCGCCCCGGCGGACTGCTCGGCGTCGGCACCGGTCTCGATCCGGCGCTCACGAAAGGCGACGCGCTCGCGGGCCAGGTCGCCGGCGAACCGGGGACGCTTCCTCCGACCCACGAGGCCTTCGAGATGGACGTCGATCTGCTCGATCGGGTCGTCGGCGAGGAGAGCGAGGAGATCGAGGAGATATCCACGGGCGAACCGCTGATGCTCACCGTCGGCACCGCGACGACTGTGGGCGCGGTGACGAGCGCCCGATCCGGCGAGTGTGAGGTGTCGCTGAAACGCCCCGTCTGTGCGGAGGCGGGGGCACAGATCGCCATCAACCGCCGTGTCGGTGCGCGGTGGCGACTCATCGGGATCGGCACCCTCAAGTGA